A part of Sporomusaceae bacterium FL31 genomic DNA contains:
- a CDS encoding methyl-viologen-reducing hydrogenase subunit delta, translated as MAIISETNWEPKILAFCCNWCSYSGADLAGLSRMKYPENIRILRVPCSARVNPQFIIRAFQRGADGVLVAGCHPGDCHYSTGNYYTRRRFLVMKRFLEFNGIDPQRFQARWISGAEAGKFRDTVTQLCEEIKAIGPNRKLRGAK; from the coding sequence ATGGCGATAATCTCAGAGACGAACTGGGAACCCAAGATATTAGCGTTTTGCTGCAACTGGTGCTCTTATTCAGGTGCTGATTTAGCCGGACTAAGCCGAATGAAGTATCCTGAAAACATCAGAATTCTAAGAGTTCCTTGCTCGGCACGGGTAAATCCCCAATTTATTATTAGAGCCTTTCAGCGCGGAGCTGATGGTGTATTAGTGGCTGGCTGCCATCCTGGTGACTGTCATTATTCGACTGGCAACTACTATACCAGGCGCCGGTTTTTAGTTATGAAGCGTTTTCTAGAATTCAATGGTATCGATCCGCAGCGATTTCAGGCCCGTTGGATTTCCGGTGCTGAAGCTGGTAAGTTCCGAGATACTGTGACACAGCTTTGTGAAGAGATTAAGGCAATTGGGCCAAATAGGAAGTTGAGGGGCGCAAAATGA
- a CDS encoding hydrogenase, which translates to MSQCNCDNPLVPELVQVSHIIEETSDIKTFYVSTMEGKKPFTPQPGQLGMVSLLNIGEGMFSITAQGENHLEFAIKKCGMLTDALHEIKTGQMIGVRGPYGNGFPIEKCLGKDMLFIGGGIGLAPVRSLIKYCFEHRDDFGSIDIVYGARSMADLCFKEDLFEQWPQEHNTKVHVTVDSGDENCPCNIGFVPAFLERINPEPQDKMVVLCGPPVMIKFCLQVLKKMGFTDDQVITTLEMRMKCGVGKCGRCNIGSKFVCLDGPVFTMAELNGLPNEF; encoded by the coding sequence TTGAGTCAGTGCAATTGTGATAATCCTTTAGTTCCAGAGCTTGTACAAGTTTCTCATATTATTGAAGAAACGTCTGATATAAAGACTTTTTATGTAAGTACTATGGAGGGGAAGAAACCTTTTACACCGCAGCCAGGTCAATTAGGGATGGTTTCATTACTGAATATTGGTGAAGGCATGTTTTCGATTACGGCACAGGGCGAGAATCATCTAGAGTTTGCAATCAAGAAATGTGGCATGTTAACCGATGCTCTTCATGAGATTAAAACGGGACAGATGATTGGAGTCAGGGGACCATACGGCAATGGATTCCCTATCGAAAAATGCTTGGGAAAAGATATGTTGTTTATTGGCGGCGGCATTGGTCTTGCCCCAGTACGTTCACTGATCAAGTACTGCTTTGAGCACCGGGATGACTTTGGCAGCATCGATATTGTCTATGGTGCCAGGTCAATGGCTGACTTGTGTTTTAAAGAAGATTTATTTGAGCAATGGCCACAGGAGCACAATACTAAAGTACATGTTACTGTTGACAGTGGTGACGAAAATTGTCCGTGTAACATTGGCTTTGTTCCGGCTTTCCTTGAACGTATCAATCCTGAGCCACAGGACAAAATGGTTGTGTTGTGCGGGCCTCCTGTCATGATAAAATTTTGTTTGCAAGTCTTAAAAAAAATGGGATTTACTGATGATCAAGTCATTACCACTTTGGAAATGAGGATGAAATGTGGCGTAGGAAAATGCGGCCGCTGCAATATTGGCAGTAAATTTGTCTGTCTGGATGGGCCAGTATTTACAATGGCTGAGCTGAATGGTTTGCCTAACGAATTTTAA
- a CDS encoding 4Fe-4S ferredoxin: MKRIGVFICHCGSNIAATVDCAKVAEAASTFPGVIYSADYKYMCSEPGQEFIKDAIKKHDLNAIVVASCTPRMHEPTFRKTLASGGLNPYMFEMTNLREQCSWVHADVAKATEKAIDLVKMSAAKVNRNEALYSTTIPVHKKALVIGAGIAGMQAALDIADAGHQVILVDREPTIGGKMPMLDKTFPTMDCSACISTPKMVEAAQHPNIELMAYSEVVEVNGFIGNFTVKIRQKAKYVDHYKCTGCGLCETKCPQKVPNEYDLGLGTRACIYKPFAQAVPNKPVIDPKHCRKLVAGKCGLCAKVCPTGAVNYEDTETYITDTFGAIVMATGYDLYKWEEVYGEYGYGKFADVVTGLHFERMVNASGPTGGKIKRPSDGKEPKSVVFIKCVGSREPAKAKRYCSRACCMYTAKHAHQVLDKISDANVYVFYMDVRTPGKGYDEFYEATLKDGAHYLRGRVSKIYQEGDKLIVKGEDSLIGKQVQIAADMVVLATAMVPSAGSRELAQTVGFLPDLDGWYQEAHPKLRPVETPTAGVFLAGACQGPKDIPDTVAQAGAAAAKVCGLLSKSQLETNPMTAKSNPSVCSGCGMCIPVCPYKAIQLTSFTDRDHHGNRIIRNIASVNSGLCQGCGACTVTCRPGAIDLQGFKNDQILEEVDALWR, encoded by the coding sequence ATGAAACGTATTGGGGTATTTATTTGTCATTGCGGCAGTAATATTGCAGCTACAGTTGATTGTGCCAAAGTTGCTGAAGCTGCCAGTACATTTCCTGGGGTAATTTATTCAGCAGACTACAAATATATGTGCTCTGAACCAGGACAGGAGTTTATTAAAGATGCCATCAAGAAACATGATCTAAATGCAATTGTTGTTGCTTCTTGCACACCAAGGATGCATGAGCCAACCTTCCGCAAAACGTTAGCCAGCGGAGGCTTAAATCCGTACATGTTTGAAATGACCAATTTACGGGAGCAATGCTCCTGGGTCCATGCTGATGTTGCTAAAGCTACTGAAAAAGCCATAGATTTAGTGAAAATGTCGGCAGCAAAAGTCAATAGAAACGAAGCGCTATATTCTACGACCATTCCTGTGCATAAAAAGGCGTTGGTGATTGGCGCTGGCATTGCCGGAATGCAGGCGGCTTTGGACATTGCCGATGCTGGCCATCAAGTCATCTTAGTTGACCGCGAGCCTACGATCGGCGGCAAAATGCCGATGCTGGATAAGACATTCCCGACAATGGATTGTTCGGCTTGCATTAGCACTCCCAAAATGGTTGAAGCGGCGCAGCATCCCAACATTGAGCTCATGGCTTATTCGGAAGTGGTTGAAGTCAATGGTTTTATTGGAAACTTTACGGTCAAAATCCGTCAAAAAGCCAAATATGTGGACCATTATAAGTGTACGGGCTGTGGTTTATGCGAAACAAAATGCCCGCAGAAGGTTCCTAATGAATATGATTTGGGATTGGGAACCCGGGCTTGTATTTATAAGCCTTTTGCACAAGCCGTACCCAATAAACCCGTGATTGATCCCAAACATTGCCGCAAGCTGGTTGCCGGCAAGTGTGGTCTTTGTGCTAAAGTTTGTCCGACTGGAGCGGTCAATTATGAAGATACCGAAACTTATATTACCGATACTTTTGGCGCTATTGTTATGGCAACAGGCTATGATTTATATAAATGGGAAGAGGTTTATGGCGAATATGGATATGGGAAATTTGCTGATGTGGTCACCGGACTGCATTTTGAACGGATGGTAAATGCTTCCGGCCCTACTGGTGGTAAAATCAAACGTCCATCGGACGGCAAGGAACCTAAATCGGTTGTATTTATCAAATGTGTAGGTTCCCGGGAACCAGCCAAGGCTAAGCGCTATTGTTCAAGGGCTTGCTGTATGTATACCGCTAAGCATGCGCATCAGGTGCTGGACAAAATTTCTGATGCCAATGTTTATGTGTTTTATATGGACGTGCGCACTCCGGGTAAAGGCTATGATGAATTCTATGAAGCAACACTAAAAGATGGAGCTCACTATTTGCGCGGGCGGGTATCAAAAATTTATCAAGAAGGTGACAAACTTATTGTAAAAGGGGAAGATTCGCTTATCGGAAAACAAGTGCAAATTGCTGCTGATATGGTGGTACTGGCAACTGCTATGGTTCCAAGCGCCGGTTCGCGCGAATTGGCTCAGACGGTTGGTTTCTTGCCTGATCTGGATGGCTGGTATCAGGAAGCACATCCAAAGCTTCGACCGGTGGAAACCCCTACGGCAGGAGTATTTCTTGCTGGGGCCTGTCAAGGCCCGAAAGATATTCCTGATACGGTGGCACAAGCCGGTGCAGCGGCAGCCAAAGTGTGCGGCTTGTTGAGCAAAAGTCAACTAGAAACCAATCCTATGACAGCTAAAAGCAATCCAAGTGTTTGCTCAGGCTGTGGTATGTGTATCCCCGTATGTCCTTATAAGGCTATTCAGTTGACCAGTTTTACTGATCGTGATCATCATGGAAATAGAATTATCCGTAATATTGCTTCTGTAAATAGCGGACTTTGCCAGGGTTGTGGCGCTTGTACCGTAACCTGCCGCCCGGGAGCTATTGACCTTCAGGGCTTTAAGAATGATCAAATTCTTGAGGAGGTAGATGCCCTATGGCGATAA
- a CDS encoding 4Fe-4S ferredoxin yields MKTITKANMMDAIAILAQDAQVLVPMTVDGISKFSLWGSEGTLAFSAVNTLLPPKDSLFPQTEKMYSYQVENQTITSLDIHNEAKQQIIFGIRPCDMQSIQCMDDVFLTKTFVDDFYRVKREKLITVCIGCNKTAPTCFCESMGGSPAGHGAADIQLCDLGNSYSIVAQTAAGQAVVEKWQGLVRDEEGSVPEVSCTLKVDAQGLPAQLSKMFNHPIWQEVSRKCIGCGTCTYLCPTCYCFDIDVQNNGNEGYRFRCWDSCMFSDYARMAGGHDPRPSKNERIRNRFLHKLEYFNERYGKNLCVGCGRCLTKCPVHVDITLFIDKVKEVSSIESVQL; encoded by the coding sequence ATGAAGACCATAACTAAAGCGAATATGATGGATGCCATTGCTATACTGGCGCAAGATGCGCAGGTTTTAGTCCCAATGACAGTAGATGGAATCAGTAAATTTTCCTTGTGGGGCAGTGAAGGTACCTTAGCTTTTTCAGCTGTCAATACGCTGCTGCCACCAAAGGACAGTCTGTTTCCCCAGACTGAGAAGATGTATTCCTATCAGGTTGAGAATCAGACTATTACGTCGTTAGACATTCATAATGAGGCCAAGCAACAAATTATCTTTGGTATCCGGCCTTGTGATATGCAAAGCATTCAGTGTATGGATGATGTCTTTCTAACGAAAACTTTTGTGGACGATTTCTATCGCGTTAAGCGGGAAAAACTGATCACAGTGTGTATTGGCTGCAATAAGACAGCCCCTACTTGTTTTTGCGAGTCAATGGGGGGAAGTCCGGCTGGCCATGGAGCTGCCGATATTCAATTGTGCGATTTGGGGAATTCTTACAGCATAGTGGCACAAACTGCAGCCGGTCAAGCTGTGGTGGAAAAATGGCAGGGATTAGTGCGTGATGAGGAGGGAAGTGTCCCTGAAGTATCCTGTACATTAAAAGTCGACGCCCAAGGTTTGCCGGCACAGTTGTCCAAAATGTTTAATCATCCAATTTGGCAGGAAGTCAGCCGCAAATGCATTGGTTGTGGTACTTGTACCTATCTTTGTCCAACCTGCTATTGTTTTGATATTGATGTGCAGAACAACGGCAATGAAGGATATCGATTCCGGTGCTGGGATTCCTGTATGTTCTCCGACTATGCCAGAATGGCTGGCGGCCACGATCCCCGTCCCAGTAAGAATGAGCGGATTCGTAACCGGTTTCTGCATAAGTTGGAGTACTTTAATGAGCGATATGGTAAGAATCTTTGTGTCGGCTGTGGACGCTGTTTAACAAAATGTCCAGTCCATGTTGATATTACTTTATTTATTGACAAGGTCAAGGAGGTATCAAGCATTGAGTCAGTGCAATTGTGA
- a CDS encoding 4Fe-4S ferredoxin translates to MNEFTVKMREIARELLEKGEVHMIIGWEKGRFPQQSPPAFITSADQIDRLIWDEYCLAGTAKYLLDDKFEHRKVGLFARGCDSRAINRLVQDGQIDKEKLYIIGICCSGMKDSASNETALKCQECTHPNPVVFDLLIGEPVPESDKPERFKAVEELEKKSADEKYEYWTKQFSKCIRCYACRNICPACNCRECFVEQYRVGWQGKQNNLAENQVFGLTRAYHIGDRCIECGECARACPMDLPLMELNRKLIKDMNQLFGPYKASLDTEDTPPLGKYRLDDIEEFM, encoded by the coding sequence ATGAATGAGTTTACCGTTAAAATGCGCGAAATAGCCCGCGAGCTTTTGGAAAAAGGCGAAGTACATATGATCATTGGCTGGGAAAAGGGACGGTTTCCCCAGCAGTCGCCGCCAGCTTTCATTACTTCAGCAGATCAGATCGACCGGCTGATTTGGGATGAATATTGTTTAGCCGGTACAGCCAAATATTTACTTGATGACAAGTTTGAACACAGAAAAGTCGGCTTATTTGCGAGGGGATGCGATTCTAGGGCTATCAACCGCTTAGTCCAGGATGGACAAATCGACAAAGAAAAACTCTATATTATCGGAATTTGCTGTAGCGGAATGAAAGATTCTGCGAGCAATGAAACAGCGCTAAAGTGCCAGGAGTGTACGCATCCTAATCCGGTCGTTTTTGATCTGCTCATCGGCGAACCTGTACCAGAAAGCGATAAGCCGGAACGGTTTAAAGCTGTGGAAGAATTAGAAAAAAAGTCTGCTGATGAAAAATATGAATATTGGACTAAGCAATTTAGCAAATGCATTCGTTGTTATGCGTGTCGGAATATTTGTCCGGCATGCAATTGTCGGGAATGTTTTGTGGAGCAATACCGGGTAGGATGGCAGGGGAAACAAAACAATTTGGCTGAAAACCAAGTGTTTGGCCTGACACGTGCTTATCATATTGGTGACCGGTGTATTGAATGCGGGGAATGTGCCCGAGCTTGTCCGATGGATTTGCCGCTTATGGAGCTAAACCGTAAATTAATCAAAGACATGAATCAATTGTTTGGCCCTTATAAAGCTTCTTTAGATACTGAAGACACACCGCCATTAGGTAAATATCGGCTGGATGATATTGAAGAATTTATGTGA
- a CDS encoding heterodisulfide reductase subunit B produces the protein MRYAYYPGCSLDATGIEYDTANKLVAKKLGMDLVEIPDWNCCGATSAHSTNHLLALALPARNLAIAEAEGFETVAIPCAACFARCKKTAAAVQASPEMKGKIRDIIEMDYQAKAEILSFLDVVGKKVGLEKIKEQVIQPLRGLKVAAYYGCLLVRPAAIMQSDDPENPMVMDHIIEGLGATALDWDYKTECCGASHVVPVPNLGKNLIHDILRNAASHGAEAIATACPLCMLNLDMRQKQINALLGTNFHIPIFHFTELMALAFGYSGQDFGLAKHFEPAEELIARTVNPGVRSAGA, from the coding sequence TTGAGGTATGCCTATTATCCAGGCTGTTCGCTGGATGCAACGGGTATCGAGTATGATACAGCCAATAAATTGGTGGCAAAGAAATTAGGGATGGATTTGGTCGAAATCCCGGATTGGAATTGTTGTGGTGCTACATCAGCGCATTCAACCAATCATTTACTGGCCTTGGCTCTGCCAGCCCGTAATCTGGCTATTGCTGAAGCTGAGGGGTTTGAAACGGTGGCAATTCCTTGTGCTGCTTGTTTTGCCCGATGTAAAAAGACTGCTGCGGCAGTCCAAGCTTCCCCGGAAATGAAAGGCAAAATTCGTGACATTATTGAGATGGATTACCAAGCTAAGGCCGAAATTCTTTCATTTTTAGATGTTGTAGGAAAAAAGGTCGGCTTGGAAAAGATTAAAGAGCAAGTTATTCAACCATTGCGCGGCTTAAAAGTCGCTGCTTATTATGGCTGTTTATTAGTACGTCCGGCGGCCATTATGCAGTCTGATGATCCCGAAAATCCTATGGTGATGGATCATATTATCGAAGGGTTGGGAGCGACGGCGCTAGACTGGGATTATAAAACAGAATGCTGTGGTGCGAGCCATGTAGTTCCTGTACCCAATCTAGGCAAAAATCTCATTCATGATATTCTCAGGAATGCTGCTAGTCATGGCGCAGAAGCCATTGCAACAGCTTGCCCGTTATGTATGTTAAACCTGGATATGCGGCAAAAGCAAATCAATGCGTTATTAGGAACTAATTTCCATATTCCGATTTTCCATTTTACTGAACTTATGGCGTTAGCCTTCGGCTATTCAGGGCAGGATTTTGGTTTAGCTAAACATTTTGAACCTGCCGAAGAGCTTATTGCAAGGACAGTAAATCCAGGAGTAAGGAGTGCAGGCGCATGA